In Bombus huntii isolate Logan2020A chromosome 3, iyBomHunt1.1, whole genome shotgun sequence, a single genomic region encodes these proteins:
- the LOC126863902 gene encoding uncharacterized protein LOC126863902 isoform X1: MICPSSILAHLAKFFVTVACMRTFSNKYDKTSTWSFHAFQILLSHSILGLLRFGAPFFTSATSVAKYLRIFYNWYSMIVDVISMALFTAGILQGYRITERVWLTIFSLSILPIFFHLQPRRKENQIRRHQLFLNVTITLQLLMIMLVGLRNSNYNVISLIISYIFERFFIDEFCYYYDIPSTDLTQYSLCFVEIFMVFTLNEV, encoded by the exons ATGATCTGTCCAAGCAGCATCCTAGCACATTTAGCGAAATTCTTCGTGACAGTTGCTTGCATGAGAACTTTCAGTAATAAGTATGATAAAACAAGCACCTGGTCATTTCATGCCTTTCAAATTCTACTTTCACACTCCATACTGGGATTACTCAGGTTTG GAGCTCCATTTTTTACATCAGCAACCAGTGTAGCAAAGTATTTAAGAATCTTCTACAATTGGTACTCTATGATCGTTGATGTTATATCAATGGCATTATTCACTGCTGGTATCTTACAAGGATATAGGATTACTGAGAGAGTTTGGCTCACAATATTTTCTTTGAGCATTTTGCCAATATTTTTTCATCTACAACCAAGGCGAAAAGAAAACCAAATACGAAGGCATCAGTTGTTCTTGAATGTAACTATTACTCTCCAATTGCTAATGATTATGTTGGTTGGTTTGAGAAATAGTAATTACAATGTTATTAGTTTAATTATCTCCTATATATTCGAAAGATTTTTTATTGatgaattttgttattattatgatATTCCAAGTACTGATTTGACCCAATATTCTCTCTGTTTTGTAGAAATTTTCATGGTTTTCACTTTAAATGaagtataa
- the LOC126863855 gene encoding chondroitin sulfate synthase 2, which produces MTKHYQKMNPVLKIFLTHCWANIHLIIGISMGLSFSMMLIPVNVDNSNGNTEYSMHYLNYQDDLDEYEPKININSKPQQAQKVSKALVRPRYYSTELGIREKLFIGVITSQQYLYSRDIAINKTIAHIVDKVRYFISIPEGTKPNVTLPGIVGFTDTRSILKPFHTMKYIIDNYLENYDYYFLIKDVSYINVKKLVKFVTKISVSQNVHVGVLGDTPTYCSLDSGILLSNSIIQELKNNLDWCVKNAYSDSDDVNFGRCIVHSTSTPCSNHIQGQKFWHTKLKPTFLFEMNLKELVRNKEFLSSLVIYPIYDHLLAYKLNTYFAATKSVEIQEKISNIRKSILNMAILGPPQERNVSWPIGNQPGNKAIGRFDILRWSYFNQTHIFLNTDFSTVQELKTDAKFDIDRTINITASSIIADYQYTFKFNKLLNGYQKFDASRGMNYILDLEFTNVNTGKILRKRVEVCKPLGKVEILPVPYVTENTRINIILTINPSKKRDALNFLEHYAIDCMEKKYKTFLMMVLLYNFDSASKGRADIYYEIKQYALSLADKYKKQQSKITWLSVRLPNIVTTIETNQLLNIAIADLCIRKFSPESLILLVETGIQLRLDYLNRIRMNTINQYQVFSPIPFMEYHPDIAHMNDIKQVDTDINRNHGRYDEYNFNNIAFYVRDYNTMRKTTEASIPIIHSDRDISSMLNLSQNIPDTSLYEMFVSFSNLHILRAIEPALKVRYKNVDCFDTTDNISNFCTRSKNHHLGRRSQLARLILDYETYKNSLLR; this is translated from the exons ATGACCAAACACTATCAAAAAATGAATCCTGtgctaaaaatatttttaacccaTTGTTGGGCAAATATACATTTAATAATTGGGATTAGCATGGGTCTAAGTTTCAGTATGATGTTAATACCAGTTAATGTAGATAATTCTAATGGGAACACAGAGTATTCAATGCATTATTTAAATTACCAAGATGACTTGGACGAATATGAaccaaaaataaatattaacagCAAACCTCAACAGGCACAAAAAGTTTCTAAAGCATTAGTACGTCCAAGATATTATTCTACAGAACTTGGAATCAGAGAGAAATTATTCATTGGAGTGATAACAAGTCAACAGTACCTATATAGTAGAGACATAGCAATTAATAAAACTATTGCACACATTGTAGACAAAGtacgatatttcatttctatacCTGAAGGAACAAAGCCTAATGTTACTCTTCCTGGTATAGTTGGATTTACAGATACCAGAAGCATTTTGAAACCATTCCatactatgaaatatataattgataattatttggaaaattatGATTACTATTTCTTAATCAAAGATGTAAGCTACAtcaatgttaaaaaattagtaaaattcGTTACCAAGATTAGTGTAAGTCAAAATGTTCATGTGGGGGTTCTTGGAGACACTCCAACTTATTGTTCCTTGG ATTCAGGAATTCTTCTGAGCAATTCAATAATACAAGAATTAAAGAACAATTTGGATTGGTGTGTAAAAAATGCTTATTCTGATTCGGATGATGTCAATTTTGGACGATGTATTGTTCATTCTACCTCGACACCTTGCTCTAATCACATACAAGGTCAGAAATTTTGGCATACCAAATTGAAACCAACATTTTTATTTGAGATGAATCTGAAGGAATTAGTTAGAAATAAAGAATTTCTAAGTTCACTTGTAATATATCCAATATATGACCACCTTCTTGCCTACAAATTGAACACTTATTTTGCAGCA ACAAAATCCGTGGAAATTCAAGAAAAGATTTCCAATATTCGGAAATCGATTTTAAATATGGCAATTTTAGGGCCTCCACAAGAACGCAATGTTTCATGGCCAATCGGTAATCAACCAGGAAATAAAGCTATTGGTCGTTTTGATATTTTACGATGGTCATATTTTAATCAAACTCACATATTTCTAAATACTGATTTTTCAACTGTACAAGAATTAAAAACCGATGCTAAATTTGACATAGatcgaacgattaatattACAGCTTCTAGTATAATCGCTGATTATCAATATACattcaaatttaataaattattgaatggATATCAAAAGTTCGATGCATCTCGAGGAATGAATTACATATTAGACTTGGAGTTTACCAATGTTAATACTGGTAAAATATTGAGGAAGAGGGTTGAAGTGTGCAAACCGCTTGGAAAAGTTGAGATCTTGCCTGTTCCGTACGTAACAGAAAACACgagaataaatataatactaaCCATAAATCCATCAAAGAAACGGGATGCGCTGAACTTTTTGGAGCACTATGCTATAGACTGTATGGAAAAAAAGTACAAAACCTTCCTTATGATG gtccttttatataattttgacTCTGCATCTAAAGGAAGGGCAGATATATACTATGAGATTAAACAATATGCACTATCATTGGCTGataaatataagaaacaaCAGTCAAAAATTACCTGGCTTTCTGTACGCTTACCGAATATTGTAACGACCATTGAAACAAATCAGTTGCTGAACATAGCTATTGCAGATTTATGTATAAGAAAATTTTCACCCGAAAGTTTAATACTTCTCGTCGAAACTGGAATACAACTTCGGCTGGATTATTTAAATAGG atCCGTATGAATACCATAAACCAATATCAAGTATTCAGTCCAATTCCTTTCATGGAATACCATCCTGATATAGCTCATATGAACGATATAAAACAAGTTGACACGGATATTAATCGCAATCATGGAAGATACgacgaatataatttcaataatatcgCCTTTTATGTTAGAGACTATAACACCA TGAGAAAAACCACTGAGGCTAGCATCCCAATAATACACTCCGATCGAGATATTTCATCGATGCTAAATCTTTCACAGAATATTCCCGATACTTCTTTATACGAGATGTTTGTTTCTTTCAGTAACCTACATATATTACGCGCAATAGAACCAGCTCTCAAAGTAAGGTATAAAAATGTTGATTGCTTTGATACAACTGATAATATCAGCAATTTCTGTACACGATCGAAGAATCATCATTTAGGACGGCGTAGTCAACTTGCTAGATTAATACTAGACTATGAAacttataaaaatagtttactAAGATAA
- the LOC126863902 gene encoding uncharacterized protein LOC126863902 isoform X2 — protein MICPSSILAHLAKFFVTVACMRTFSNKYDKTSTWSFHAFQILLSHSILGLLRFGPPKSTSYMLVGVMQRISWSSIFYISNQCSKVFKNLLQLVLYDR, from the exons ATGATCTGTCCAAGCAGCATCCTAGCACATTTAGCGAAATTCTTCGTGACAGTTGCTTGCATGAGAACTTTCAGTAATAAGTATGATAAAACAAGCACCTGGTCATTTCATGCCTTTCAAATTCTACTTTCACACTCCATACTGGGATTACTCAGGTTTG GGCCCCCTAAAAGTACGTCTTATATGTTAGTGGGGGTCATGCAGAGGATTAGTTG GAGCTCCATTTTTTACATCAGCAACCAGTGTAGCAAAGTATTTAAGAATCTTCTACAATTGGTACTCTATGATCGTTGA
- the LOC126863894 gene encoding ell-associated factor Eaf: MKSVTSVPETNFQGIGRDMAERLGLGPEIRELKLGSTFTSNRSTAFHTLKYDFKPASVDVSKVARVDVGTNNMMTVTVPHLDGAGIPHTVFKGSQKPYHKECVLIIDNVTGEITLEKLTANIQVKKTRTEPKSQIHLGVSGGNSSNRPITPVENKKSPTHGRATGRTKVISGKKREPSVQLHPKQYSPLRVSPYHSKSPPSTSTNSSEMQSSVAPSTLASLPMIGSDNDDCPLTSSGTFPTINSTAPLRSSSITNTQPNMKASVIIDNDVGALSDSTSSSSSSDSSEDSDSDTEDVPASTELNGDLNSTTPSPPLLMPNNLLNDDLQLSESESE, from the exons ATGAAATCAGTCACATCTGTTCCGGAAACAAACTTCCAAGGTATCGGGCGTGACATGGCAGAGCGGCTTGGTCTGGGTCCTGAGATTCGAGAACTCAAACTGGGATCAACTTTTACCAGTAACAGATCAACGGCCTTTCACACTTTGAAAT ATGATTTTAAACCAGCAAGTGTTGATGTTTCCAAGGTGGCAAGAGTCGATGTTGGAACAAACAACATGATGACAGTTACTGTTCCACATTTAGATGGTGCTGGAATTCCACACACCGTTTTCAAGGGTTCTCAGAAACCTTATCACAAAGAATGTGTTTTGATAATAGATAATGTCACAGGTGAAATTACACTAGAAAAATTAACAGCAAATATTCAAGTGAAGAAAACTCG AACAGAACCAAAGTCTCAGATACATTTAGGAGTTTCTGGGGGAAATAGTAGTAATAGACCTATAACTCCAGTAGAAAACAAAAAGAGCCCTACTCACGGTAGGGCAACTGGAAGAACAAAGGTTATAAGTGGGAAAAAAAGGGAACCTAGCGTTCAGTTACATCCAAAACAATATAGTCCTCTTAGAGTATCACCATATCACAGCAAAAGTCCACCTTCTACCTCAACTAATAG TTCAGAAATGCAATCTTCAGTGGCACCGTCTACTTTAGCCAGCTTACCAATGATTGGTTCTGATAATGATGACTGCCCTTTAACATCATCTGGGACATTCCCAACTATCAATTCTACTGCACCTTTAAGGTCATCATCCATAACTAATACTCAACCCAATATGAAAGCTTCTGTCATTATAGATAATGATGTAGGTGCTCTGAGTGATAGTACTTCGAGTAGTTCAAGTTCAGATAGTTCAGAAGATAGTGATTCAGACACTGAAGATGTTCCAGCTTCGACAGAACTTAATG GAGATTTAAATAGTACAACTCCATCTCCTCCACTTCTTATGCCAAATAATCTCCTAAATGATGATTTACAATTATCAGAATCAGAATCTGAGTGA
- the LOC126863888 gene encoding evolutionarily conserved signaling intermediate in Toll pathway, mitochondrial, translating into MNMLMRSIIISLNKSQVIKKHASVQQTIVNNFHNNKILYNKDNPDSDITPYRFKVQIKEKKTFLEIIRIYKRDDHARKAQLEFIPTALKYMDEFNVNEDLESYKALFDIFPKGRYIPENKFQHMMYHYPKHQDTALLILNKMESNFVIPDYEMQKMIKDTFGKNGLVMKKCCSMFYWLPKFSQLNPWPLPTPIPTDAKVLAQFAIAKMSGVDVQANATVYSTKDVPDAIDDTWIVSTMSQSQQELLAVQPIDKSLTVEGPFAVWVDKYYIDYFVLKGETIKREIIYENCDDITKLKIPFWEKHNFKIPVTIHEQEDGVYYAMCATGTSSKDSLLSWIRCLQKTNPILEKIPVTFKLKSITNEQLYIKNDKKPDVKQISENVDATEK; encoded by the exons ATGAATATGTTAATGAGAAGCATAATCATCTCGTTAAATAAATCAcaagtaattaaaaaacatGCAAGTGTACAACAGACAATTGTTAACAATTTtcataacaataaaattttatataataaagataATCCCGATAGCGACATTACACCTTATCGTTTTAAGgtgcaaataaaagaaaaaaaaacttttttggaaattatacgtatatataaaaGGGATGACCATGCTAGAAAAGCACAATTAGAATTCATACCAactgctttaaaatatatggaTGAATTTAATGTAAATGAAGACTTAGAATCTTACAAGGcattatttgatatatttccAAAAGGAAGATACATaccagaaaataaatttcaacatATGATGTATCATTATCCAAAACATCAGGATACAGCTCTATTAATACTTAACAAAATGGAAAGTAATTTTGTAATACCTGATTATGAAATGCAAAAGATGATTAAAGATACTTTTGGTAAAAATGGTTTAGTtatgaaaaaatgttgtaGCATGTTTTATTGGTTACCAAAATTTTCTCAACTAAACCCTTGGCCACTGCCAACACCTATACCAACAGATGCAAAAGTACTTGCCCAATTTGCAATAGCAAAAATGTCAGGCGTAGATGTACAAGCTAATGCTACTGTATATAGTACAAAGGATGTACCTGATGCAATTGACGATACATGGATTGTATCTACCATGAGTCAATCACAACAAGAACTTCTTGCTGTACAACCAATTGATAAATCATTAACTGTTGAAGGTCCTTTTGCAGTTTGGgttgataaatattatatagattattttgtattaaaagGAGAGACAATAAAAAGGGAGATCATTTATGAAAATTGTGAtg atataactaaattgaaaattccattttGGGAAAAGCATAACTTTAAAATACCAGTTACTATTCATGAACAAGAAGACGGTGTATATTATGCAATGTGTGCTACAGGTACATCTTCTAAAGATTCCCTATTATCATGGATAAGATGCTTGCAAAAAACAAATCcgattttagaaaaaataccagtaacatttaaattaaaatcaattacAAATGAACAATTATACAtcaaaaatgataaaaaaccTGATGTAAAACAAATATCTGAGAATGTGGATGCAACAGAAAAATAG